One Armatimonadota bacterium genomic window carries:
- a CDS encoding DUF559 domain-containing protein translates to MPSDKRNLARHLRNNMTLPEVLLWNKLKQDQIGFHIRRQYQFDQFILDFYCAAPRVAIEIDGEVHELKRKSDDERDLALAAKGVTVFRVSAKSVLANPSFVAEAIQEFLTNLRATTQQDTSPHREAGEQRTK, encoded by the coding sequence ATGCCCTCGGACAAACGGAATCTTGCCCGTCACCTCCGAAACAACATGACTTTGCCCGAGGTGCTTCTTTGGAACAAACTAAAGCAGGATCAAATCGGCTTCCATATCCGCCGACAATATCAATTCGATCAGTTCATCTTAGACTTTTACTGCGCAGCTCCTCGCGTCGCAATTGAAATTGATGGAGAAGTTCATGAGCTCAAGAGGAAGTCAGACGACGAAAGGGACCTCGCACTTGCAGCCAAAGGAGTGACCGTTTTTCGAGTCTCTGCCAAGTCTGTTCTCGCGAATCCTAGCTTCGTCGCTGAAGCCATACAGGAGTTCCTTACCAACTTAAGGGCAACAACCCAACAAGATACTTCTCCGCATAGAGAAGCCGGTGAGCAAAGAACGAAGTGA
- a CDS encoding GNAT family N-acetyltransferase has translation MITDWREVDLNKVLELWNSFYPPQYQIDMDILRINTVDSPTFDWGASLIDLDFEDMLRAFVVIKRSPAKFHRVADADAMHLSGLAFTDPLQMVDLFGESKRIMRERGTTTIVFGMDSRHFWPGVPVDKPRLNDFLTIEGFSMSGEYFDLERDLTDYQPPRDLPTDGVEFRVLQPDDHAMLVRFFEREFPGRWRYDMMTKVEKEGCYSGIVGLFHNDAIHGFASIQDSNSKYPIGGAVWRRSLGENWGALGPIGVSQKVRGNGWGGAMLSAGLLELKSRGVKRCIIDWTTLDEFYGKHGFEKTRFYRAGRLTI, from the coding sequence ATGATTACCGATTGGCGTGAAGTTGATCTAAACAAAGTCCTTGAGCTTTGGAATTCGTTCTATCCCCCTCAATACCAAATTGACATGGACATCCTCCGCATCAACACGGTGGACAGTCCGACCTTCGACTGGGGCGCGTCCTTGATCGATCTCGACTTCGAAGACATGCTCCGGGCGTTCGTCGTCATCAAGCGAAGCCCGGCCAAGTTTCACCGCGTCGCCGATGCCGATGCTATGCACCTCAGCGGCTTGGCGTTTACCGATCCGCTCCAAATGGTCGACCTCTTCGGTGAATCCAAGCGCATCATGCGCGAGCGTGGCACAACCACCATCGTTTTCGGCATGGATTCCCGACATTTCTGGCCCGGAGTGCCGGTGGATAAGCCCCGGCTCAACGATTTTCTCACCATCGAAGGCTTCTCGATGAGCGGCGAGTACTTCGACCTCGAACGAGACCTGACCGACTATCAGCCCCCGCGCGACCTACCGACCGACGGCGTTGAATTCCGGGTTCTGCAGCCCGACGACCACGCCATGTTGGTCCGTTTCTTCGAACGCGAATTCCCCGGACGCTGGCGCTACGACATGATGACCAAGGTGGAAAAGGAAGGTTGCTACTCGGGCATCGTCGGACTCTTCCACAACGACGCGATTCATGGCTTCGCCTCGATTCAGGACTCGAACAGCAAGTACCCAATCGGCGGCGCCGTGTGGCGACGCAGTTTAGGCGAGAACTGGGGCGCCCTCGGCCCGATCGGCGTTTCGCAAAAGGTCCGAGGCAACGGATGGGGTGGAGCAATGCTCTCAGCCGGGCTGCTGGAACTCAAGTCGAGGGGCGTCAAGCGGTGCATCATCGACTGGACGACGCTCGACGAGTTCTATGGAAAGCACGGCTTCGAAAAGACCCGCTTCTACCGCGCTGGACGCTTAACGATTTAG
- the gcvT gene encoding glycine cleavage system aminomethyltransferase GcvT, whose product MLRTPLFDAHLALNARMVPFAGYEMPVQYTSILVESKAVREGAGMFDVSHMARLRFRGESVLEFLEWITSNDVAKLVDGQGQYSLLPNDKGGCVDDIIVYRLSADEFYMVVNASNHEKDVDWIKSHNKFGVDIADETDDTAMIAVQGPKARSIVASLSDKPEAISSVGLFGLVDCKIAGIDCFAPCSGYTGEDGFELICPAKDAENLWNALLQAGVAACGLGSRDTLRVEAGLPLYGHELTDELSPIAAGLGWVVSKTKSFIGSDIISAARTDGTPTKLQGIQLEVKRLIAPGMKVFVGDEEVGEVSSGVVSPLLDKGIAFAFLRSDIKLNTPCEVDVRGKREPAMVVGKRFFKRS is encoded by the coding sequence TTGCTGCGAACGCCGCTGTTCGATGCCCACCTCGCCCTCAACGCCCGAATGGTCCCCTTCGCCGGGTACGAAATGCCGGTCCAGTACACCAGCATCCTCGTCGAATCGAAGGCCGTTCGCGAAGGCGCTGGGATGTTCGATGTTTCGCACATGGCTCGGCTCCGCTTCCGAGGCGAGAGCGTTCTGGAGTTCCTCGAATGGATCACCTCGAACGACGTCGCGAAGCTAGTCGACGGGCAGGGTCAATACTCCTTGCTGCCGAACGACAAAGGCGGATGCGTGGACGACATTATCGTCTACCGACTCTCCGCCGACGAGTTCTACATGGTCGTCAACGCCAGCAACCACGAAAAGGACGTCGACTGGATCAAGTCCCACAACAAGTTCGGCGTGGACATCGCTGACGAGACGGACGACACCGCCATGATCGCGGTGCAGGGTCCCAAGGCCCGCTCCATCGTCGCTTCCCTCTCCGATAAGCCCGAAGCCATCTCTTCCGTCGGCCTGTTCGGCCTCGTCGACTGCAAAATCGCCGGTATCGACTGCTTCGCACCTTGCTCTGGATACACCGGCGAGGACGGTTTCGAACTGATCTGCCCTGCCAAGGACGCCGAAAATCTCTGGAACGCCCTGCTACAAGCGGGCGTCGCCGCCTGCGGCCTGGGTTCGCGCGATACCCTTCGCGTCGAAGCCGGACTCCCGCTCTACGGCCACGAACTCACCGACGAACTGTCACCCATCGCCGCCGGACTGGGTTGGGTCGTCAGCAAAACCAAGTCGTTCATCGGTTCCGACATCATCAGTGCCGCTCGCACCGATGGCACACCGACCAAGCTCCAAGGCATCCAACTCGAAGTCAAGCGCCTCATTGCGCCGGGCATGAAGGTGTTCGTCGGCGACGAAGAAGTCGGCGAAGTATCCAGCGGCGTGGTATCGCCCCTACTCGATAAGGGCATCGCCTTCGCCTTCCTCCGTTCGGACATCAAGCTGAACACACCGTGCGAAGTCGATGTACGCGGCAAGCGAGAACCGGCGATGGTCGTCGGCAAGCGATTCTTTAAGCGGTCTTAG
- a CDS encoding methyltransferase domain-containing protein — MDRNAFVAACTGLGISLSHSQIERFVAFEDALYQANEVMNLTRVPREECVTRHFLDSLLLGTVITQLNPEARVLDIGCGPGFPSWCLACAYPSMDVTALDSNGKMLGFLRSQPLPNLTVIQQRVEEWDVEEEYEIVTGRAVAPLTIQLEISAKPTEFGGHVILMRTPQDDFASSAAGKLGLKLVDSQEILLPGTDILRVFPIYRKDKETPKTYPRPWAMIKKRPL; from the coding sequence GTGGATCGCAACGCTTTCGTCGCCGCCTGTACGGGGCTTGGTATAAGCCTATCACATTCTCAGATCGAGAGATTTGTCGCGTTTGAGGATGCGCTGTATCAGGCAAACGAGGTGATGAACCTCACGCGGGTGCCGCGCGAGGAGTGCGTTACGCGGCATTTTCTAGACTCGCTCCTGCTCGGAACCGTCATTACCCAACTCAACCCAGAGGCAAGGGTTTTGGACATCGGCTGCGGTCCGGGGTTTCCTTCTTGGTGCCTTGCGTGCGCTTACCCTTCGATGGATGTTACGGCGTTGGATTCAAACGGAAAGATGCTGGGATTTCTTCGTTCGCAACCCCTGCCGAACCTGACGGTGATCCAGCAACGCGTCGAGGAATGGGATGTGGAGGAAGAGTATGAGATTGTGACGGGTCGGGCGGTGGCTCCGCTGACCATTCAACTGGAGATCTCGGCAAAGCCGACCGAATTCGGCGGGCACGTGATCCTTATGCGAACGCCGCAGGACGATTTTGCCAGTAGTGCGGCGGGCAAGCTGGGGCTCAAGCTGGTCGATAGCCAAGAGATTTTGCTTCCGGGAACCGATATTCTCCGAGTTTTTCCCATCTATCGCAAAGATAAGGAAACGCCCAAGACATACCCGAGGCCTTGGGCGATGATCAAAAAGAGGCCGCTTTGA
- the pheT gene encoding phenylalanine--tRNA ligase subunit beta — MKFPYSMLLDYVETGLTAHQIGDLLTMAGFELEGIEEFGDEWVLDIKVMSNRGDGLSVFGLAREVLAKDQQSSPTKLYQRAAARFQDIGVPATIFIEDETARIESESCRRFAVRGFSGVNAKDQSPAWMQKRLDASGMRPISLLVDLTNYIMLELGQPLHAFDRDKLSEGRIVVRHAGPGEKLTTLNGLEHELDGQMMICDAAKPVGVPGVMGGLETEVTDETTNLLLESANFVNTVVRKTRKQLGLATEASYRFERSVDPDGVVAATLRFTELLLDSQPGIQVSNIVDLYPGQQTFAPVRLRIEKACILLGMDVTLEQATTYLRRLGMDVSQSGGDLMVVPPSWRPDIVREEDLVEELGRVHGYELIPEAYPAGSTPLGGSHGYQLLKDRFRESLVRAGLTQIISHSLRDFHPLDRTWERVAPRNPASPEHCVLRNSLLPCLADAARRNGGKDLHLFEMGKVFWQDNGTYDEGFHFGMLSQGGLMPENRKGDKVPQADFYSLKAVLEHAFEYLGISRDIQFLPLIGDDARFHPTRSAMILVGSENCGTLGQIHPEAAKASGLEPDTVLCEFDWDLASDKAQPTLSISNISRHPAVRRDIAVLVDKAMPYEKIEFAIKSGGGDVLEKQWLFDVFEGANIPDGKHSLGIGLQFRKHGNFTDEEANQVRDRIVAELESLGATLR, encoded by the coding sequence ATGAAGTTCCCCTATTCGATGCTTCTTGACTACGTTGAGACCGGATTAACGGCTCACCAGATCGGCGATCTTTTGACGATGGCCGGTTTTGAGTTGGAAGGCATCGAAGAGTTTGGCGATGAGTGGGTGCTGGACATCAAGGTGATGTCGAACCGTGGCGACGGGCTGTCGGTTTTTGGCCTAGCCCGCGAGGTTTTGGCCAAGGATCAGCAGTCGAGCCCGACGAAGCTGTACCAGCGGGCGGCGGCGCGATTTCAGGACATCGGTGTTCCCGCAACGATCTTCATTGAGGACGAAACGGCGAGAATCGAATCCGAATCGTGCCGAAGGTTTGCCGTACGCGGATTCAGTGGCGTGAATGCTAAGGACCAGTCGCCGGCTTGGATGCAGAAGCGGCTCGACGCGTCGGGCATGCGACCGATCAGCCTGCTGGTCGATTTGACGAATTACATCATGCTGGAGCTTGGGCAACCGCTTCACGCGTTTGACCGCGACAAGCTGTCTGAGGGGCGGATCGTGGTTCGGCATGCCGGGCCGGGCGAGAAGCTGACGACGCTAAACGGCCTTGAGCATGAGCTGGACGGGCAGATGATGATCTGCGATGCGGCGAAGCCGGTCGGCGTTCCGGGCGTGATGGGCGGTCTGGAGACCGAGGTCACGGACGAGACGACGAACCTTTTATTGGAGTCGGCTAACTTTGTGAACACGGTGGTACGCAAGACGCGCAAGCAACTCGGCTTGGCGACGGAGGCGAGCTATCGGTTCGAGCGGAGCGTAGACCCGGACGGCGTCGTGGCGGCGACTTTGCGCTTTACCGAGCTTTTGCTCGACTCTCAGCCGGGCATTCAGGTTTCGAACATTGTCGATCTGTATCCGGGGCAGCAGACGTTTGCGCCGGTTCGATTGCGCATCGAGAAGGCGTGCATCCTGCTGGGCATGGATGTGACGCTCGAGCAGGCGACGACTTATCTGCGTCGGCTGGGCATGGACGTTAGCCAATCGGGTGGCGATCTCATGGTCGTTCCGCCGAGTTGGCGACCCGACATCGTTCGCGAGGAGGACTTGGTCGAGGAGTTGGGCCGAGTGCATGGGTACGAACTGATTCCGGAGGCTTATCCGGCGGGGAGTACGCCGTTGGGTGGTTCCCATGGCTACCAGTTGCTCAAGGACCGATTCCGAGAATCTTTGGTTCGCGCGGGTTTGACTCAGATCATCTCGCACTCGTTGAGGGACTTCCATCCGCTCGACCGAACCTGGGAGCGTGTGGCACCCAGAAATCCTGCTTCACCTGAGCATTGCGTGTTGCGCAACTCTCTCTTGCCTTGCCTTGCCGACGCGGCAAGGCGCAATGGGGGCAAAGACCTTCACCTGTTCGAAATGGGCAAGGTCTTTTGGCAAGACAACGGCACCTATGATGAGGGGTTTCACTTCGGCATGTTGTCACAGGGCGGGTTGATGCCCGAGAATCGCAAGGGCGACAAAGTCCCGCAGGCTGACTTCTATTCTTTGAAGGCGGTTCTTGAGCATGCGTTCGAATATCTTGGGATTTCGAGAGACATTCAGTTCCTTCCGCTCATTGGCGATGACGCGCGTTTCCATCCGACCCGCTCGGCAATGATTCTTGTCGGCAGTGAAAACTGCGGAACACTGGGTCAAATTCATCCTGAAGCCGCAAAGGCATCGGGATTGGAGCCTGATACCGTTCTGTGCGAGTTCGATTGGGATTTGGCTTCTGATAAGGCCCAACCGACTCTCTCGATCAGCAACATCAGCCGCCATCCGGCGGTTCGGCGAGATATCGCTGTGCTGGTCGACAAAGCTATGCCTTACGAAAAGATCGAGTTTGCCATCAAGAGTGGCGGCGGAGATGTCCTGGAGAAGCAGTGGCTCTTCGATGTCTTCGAGGGCGCGAATATCCCCGACGGCAAGCATTCGCTGGGTATCGGTTTGCAGTTCCGCAAGCACGGAAACTTTACAGACGAGGAAGCGAACCAGGTGCGCGATCGGATCGTGGCGGAGCTTGAATCGCTCGGGGCGACACTGCGGTAA
- a CDS encoding redoxin family protein — MKIVKWLLPLVLVYGAFAYGQSDSVENLAGKKMPSFSMTTFAGKKITNASLKGKPYILDFWATWCGPCKAASPTMQALHKKYAGKGLVVIGANTGESSGSMALAKKYPSEHGYTYTFTSKNDELGAKLGIGGIPCFIFVDKAGKVKAVKIGFNGEASPKEFEKLVQSMI; from the coding sequence ATGAAGATCGTCAAGTGGCTTCTCCCCCTCGTGCTCGTTTACGGAGCCTTCGCGTACGGCCAAAGCGACTCCGTCGAGAACCTGGCCGGCAAAAAAATGCCGTCGTTCAGCATGACCACGTTTGCGGGCAAGAAGATCACCAACGCATCTCTCAAGGGCAAGCCCTACATCCTCGACTTCTGGGCAACCTGGTGCGGCCCGTGCAAGGCGGCATCGCCCACCATGCAGGCTCTCCACAAGAAATACGCCGGTAAGGGCCTCGTGGTCATCGGCGCGAATACGGGCGAAAGCTCGGGCTCGATGGCACTGGCAAAGAAGTACCCGTCTGAGCACGGCTACACCTACACGTTCACTTCGAAGAACGACGAGCTCGGCGCTAAGCTGGGCATCGGCGGCATTCCTTGCTTCATCTTCGTCGATAAGGCGGGCAAGGTGAAAGCAGTCAAGATCGGTTTTAATGGCGAAGCGAGCCCGAAGGAATTCGAAAAGCTCGTTCAGTCGATGATCTAA
- the purF gene encoding amidophosphoribosyltransferase: protein MDHRELLGDAIKEECGVVGVYTPGQDVANTTFFSLFALQHRGQESAGIAVSDGEKVRMHKDMGLVNQVFTPEILDSLKGDMAVGHNRYSTTGASVLRNAQPVYCQSLVGEIAVAHNGNLINAGELRNQMQAEGEHFDSTSDSEVLARIIVNNLERGPVEAVREVMRLCKGAFSVVVLTPNTLIGFRDPYGIRPLCVGKLGEGYMIASESCAFGPVGGQYDVDLKPGEIALVTREGLTIEHGVDSPREAMCLFEFIYFARPDSRMFGTGLYGARLRMGERLAQEHPVEADIVVPVPDSGIPAALGYSKASGIPFREGMTKSRYIHRTFIQPDQRMRELGVRMKLTPLEDHLVGKRVILVDDSIVRGTTTKQLVKMLFESGAVEVHVRITAPPIVYPCFYGIDMASKGELAAAVMSLDELSDYLGCTSLGYLSVEGAQMAVDGTTEGFCTACFTGKYPLPIPAGLQKHAFDDPPPVGEMATIAPGQGVLFEQ, encoded by the coding sequence ATGGATCACCGCGAGCTCTTAGGCGATGCCATCAAAGAAGAGTGTGGAGTGGTCGGAGTCTATACTCCCGGCCAGGACGTTGCGAACACCACCTTCTTCAGCCTTTTTGCCCTCCAACATCGGGGCCAGGAATCCGCCGGAATTGCGGTTAGCGACGGGGAAAAGGTGCGCATGCACAAAGACATGGGTCTGGTGAACCAGGTCTTTACTCCCGAAATTCTGGATAGCCTGAAGGGCGACATGGCGGTGGGCCACAACCGCTACAGCACCACCGGCGCGAGCGTGTTGCGTAACGCCCAGCCGGTCTATTGCCAAAGCTTGGTGGGCGAAATTGCGGTAGCGCACAACGGCAATCTGATCAACGCCGGCGAACTTCGGAATCAGATGCAGGCCGAGGGCGAGCATTTCGACTCCACTTCGGACTCCGAGGTGCTGGCGAGGATCATCGTCAACAACCTGGAGCGAGGACCGGTTGAAGCCGTTCGCGAGGTGATGCGGCTTTGCAAAGGTGCGTTTTCCGTTGTGGTCCTGACACCCAACACTTTGATCGGTTTTCGCGATCCTTACGGCATCCGCCCGCTCTGCGTGGGCAAGCTTGGCGAAGGCTATATGATCGCCTCGGAATCGTGCGCGTTTGGTCCAGTCGGCGGGCAGTACGATGTCGACCTGAAGCCGGGCGAGATCGCCTTGGTGACCCGCGAAGGGCTGACGATTGAGCACGGTGTGGACTCACCACGCGAGGCGATGTGCCTGTTCGAATTTATTTACTTTGCCCGACCCGACTCGCGTATGTTTGGCACTGGCCTGTACGGCGCGCGTTTGCGGATGGGCGAGCGACTGGCTCAGGAGCACCCGGTCGAGGCCGATATTGTGGTTCCGGTGCCAGATAGCGGCATTCCGGCGGCGCTTGGGTATTCGAAGGCGAGCGGGATTCCTTTCCGCGAGGGCATGACCAAGAGCCGCTATATCCACCGGACTTTCATTCAACCCGACCAGCGTATGCGCGAACTCGGGGTACGAATGAAGTTGACTCCGTTGGAGGATCATTTGGTGGGTAAGCGGGTGATTTTGGTTGATGATTCGATCGTTCGCGGGACGACGACCAAGCAGTTGGTCAAGATGCTTTTTGAATCTGGGGCGGTCGAGGTCCACGTTCGGATCACGGCTCCGCCAATTGTGTATCCGTGCTTTTACGGTATCGACATGGCGTCGAAGGGTGAGCTTGCCGCCGCAGTTATGTCGCTGGACGAATTGTCGGACTACCTGGGCTGTACGTCGCTTGGGTACTTGAGCGTCGAAGGCGCCCAGATGGCAGTAGACGGCACGACGGAAGGGTTCTGTACGGCGTGCTTTACTGGGAAGTATCCGCTTCCGATTCCGGCCGGGCTCCAGAAGCATGCGTTTGACGATCCGCCTCCTGTTGGCGAGATGGCCACCATCGCGCCGGGTCAGGGCGTTCTGTTCGAGCAGTAA
- a CDS encoding HD domain-containing protein translates to MLCQPVVRQFELMLASTGEILAALSKALDMVEGQPAGHAFRTSRIACRIATILGLPERTITNVFFASLIKDSGCSNNSVRIHKIFGGDELLKKQAVKLVDWSNSVESIKYALSHIEWGDSVAEKLKKFASIIGPPTKIMNEVTEARCTRGAAIALELGFELEVAAAIQALDEHWDGKGSPTGMKRDRIPLLAQILCISQTMEVFLSTFGVEATMVMVTERRGRWFSPEISRCALEALQDEAFWVDHFAHMNGQTVPFPIDAENLARDTSLDTVCRCFAQIVDAKSTFTGEHSTRVTAYAMDIANYFQFERDRLKSLEHAALLHDIGKLGVSNSILEKPGRLTEDEFAQVKKHPYFSTMILSQIRGLERVTEIASAHHERLDGKGYWQGRTADQLDLDMRILTVSDVFDALTAKRPYRDPMTKEEAVSLMMRDEGTAFDPECLRALEHCQLRDANGDLLRAA, encoded by the coding sequence ATGCTTTGTCAGCCGGTCGTCCGACAATTTGAACTAATGCTCGCGTCGACTGGTGAAATCTTGGCCGCCCTCAGCAAGGCTCTCGACATGGTCGAAGGACAGCCTGCGGGCCACGCCTTCCGAACGTCGCGCATCGCCTGCCGGATCGCCACCATCCTTGGCCTCCCCGAGCGGACCATCACCAACGTCTTCTTCGCCAGCCTCATCAAAGATTCCGGCTGTTCCAACAACTCGGTTCGCATCCACAAAATCTTCGGCGGCGACGAACTGCTGAAGAAGCAGGCCGTCAAGCTGGTCGATTGGAGCAATTCGGTCGAGTCCATCAAGTACGCACTGTCCCACATCGAATGGGGCGATTCGGTGGCCGAAAAACTCAAGAAGTTCGCTTCCATCATCGGACCGCCAACCAAGATCATGAACGAGGTGACCGAGGCACGTTGCACCCGTGGCGCCGCCATCGCACTTGAACTCGGATTCGAATTGGAGGTCGCCGCCGCCATCCAAGCGCTTGACGAACACTGGGACGGCAAAGGCTCACCGACCGGCATGAAGCGCGACCGAATTCCACTCTTGGCCCAAATCCTCTGCATCTCGCAGACCATGGAGGTCTTCCTGTCCACCTTTGGCGTCGAAGCCACCATGGTCATGGTGACCGAAAGGCGGGGCCGATGGTTCTCGCCCGAAATATCGCGGTGCGCCCTCGAGGCACTTCAAGATGAAGCATTTTGGGTCGATCACTTCGCCCACATGAACGGACAAACGGTTCCCTTTCCGATCGATGCGGAAAACCTTGCCCGCGACACATCGTTGGACACCGTCTGTCGGTGCTTTGCCCAAATCGTCGACGCAAAATCGACCTTCACTGGCGAGCACTCGACCCGCGTGACCGCCTATGCAATGGACATCGCAAACTATTTCCAATTCGAGCGGGATCGACTCAAGTCGCTGGAGCACGCCGCCCTTCTGCACGACATCGGCAAGCTGGGCGTGTCAAATTCCATCCTCGAAAAGCCCGGACGCCTGACCGAAGACGAATTCGCCCAGGTCAAAAAACATCCCTACTTCTCAACCATGATCCTTTCCCAGATTCGCGGCCTGGAGCGGGTCACCGAGATTGCCTCGGCCCACCACGAGCGGCTCGACGGCAAGGGCTACTGGCAGGGACGAACGGCCGATCAACTCGATCTCGACATGCGAATTCTTACCGTCTCCGACGTCTTCGACGCCCTCACCGCCAAGCGTCCCTACCGAGACCCGATGACCAAGGAAGAAGCGGTGTCGCTCATGATGCGCGACGAAGGAACCGCCTTCGACCCCGAATGCCTCCGCGCCCTCGAACACTGCCAGCTTCGGGACGCCAACGGCGATCTTCTGCGAGCGGCTTAG